In the genome of Coraliomargarita algicola, one region contains:
- a CDS encoding sulfatase-like hydrolase/transferase, which produces MKSPINIMKRICLLLTVLLLGTSARATAESEKLNICLILADDWRADCMGLLGHELVKTPNLDRLCRDGFIFRNAYVLGGDRGAVCMPSRTMIQTGVSYMREQISTPTLAETVKAAGYASIRSGKHGNNPNNLDKVFDQHPTSHQSAATHADNIIGFIQENAGKKPLFLYFAPVEPHYPHAAPKEYHAHYQADEIPMPPNFMPMHPFDNGEMLGQDEQLVKWPRTQKNVGGTLARYYASIEYMDAQAGRIIEALKQAGQFENTIFVVAGDNGMAMGAHGLIGKQNLYELGGMHVPLLFAGPGVPKGDTDAFAHLYDIYPTMCHLAGIEVPAGLDAKDLSPVIQGEQPKVRDTLFTAYIDGQRSIRDERWKLIRYPLINKTQLFDLEADPYELNDLSTNPEHEGRIAELSALLETTRKGYGDTDPIMVENPQPEEWSLPAVIPSWGEIERSRNRAKAAAKAAGKAIPAFKPIQQTGPHPASVEIETASEAGGFSKFPLPKSASGKVTANQNVVKPLLGSLVDGKIAEDFGPIFNNGVESGAYKMDLGRAQPVAAVTSWSYNKDKHRGAQKIVLYGSNSATDPGWDLAKFTALGTIDTTGGAKAKFTAASLRAPAGRSLGQFRWILWAVYPVTERGGGEHTAFQELAVELR; this is translated from the coding sequence ATGAAATCACCTATCAACATCATGAAACGGATCTGCTTGCTGCTTACCGTGCTCCTTCTCGGAACATCCGCTAGAGCCACAGCCGAGTCGGAAAAACTGAACATCTGCCTGATTCTTGCCGACGATTGGCGGGCCGACTGCATGGGCCTGCTCGGACACGAGCTCGTCAAAACCCCAAACCTCGACCGGCTGTGTCGCGATGGATTTATCTTTCGCAATGCGTATGTGCTGGGCGGGGACCGGGGTGCTGTCTGTATGCCCAGTCGCACGATGATTCAGACGGGCGTCAGCTATATGCGCGAACAGATCAGCACGCCGACGCTTGCAGAAACAGTTAAGGCAGCTGGGTATGCCTCGATTCGCAGTGGTAAACATGGCAATAATCCGAACAACTTGGATAAGGTTTTTGATCAGCATCCAACCTCTCATCAATCGGCGGCGACTCATGCCGACAATATCATCGGATTCATTCAGGAGAATGCTGGTAAAAAGCCGCTGTTCCTCTATTTCGCGCCCGTCGAGCCGCATTACCCGCATGCTGCGCCCAAAGAATACCATGCGCATTACCAGGCTGACGAGATCCCGATGCCTCCAAACTTTATGCCAATGCATCCCTTCGATAATGGTGAGATGCTAGGACAGGATGAGCAGCTCGTGAAGTGGCCGCGCACACAGAAAAATGTCGGCGGCACACTCGCCCGTTACTATGCATCGATCGAGTATATGGACGCCCAAGCGGGTCGCATCATCGAAGCGTTGAAGCAGGCTGGCCAGTTCGAGAATACTATCTTCGTCGTCGCTGGCGACAACGGTATGGCGATGGGAGCTCACGGCTTGATCGGCAAGCAGAATCTCTACGAATTGGGCGGTATGCATGTCCCGCTTTTGTTCGCTGGTCCGGGCGTTCCTAAAGGGGACACGGATGCTTTTGCCCACCTCTATGATATCTATCCAACGATGTGCCATCTTGCCGGCATTGAAGTGCCCGCCGGCCTGGACGCCAAAGATTTATCTCCTGTCATCCAGGGCGAGCAGCCCAAGGTGCGCGATACCTTGTTCACCGCCTACATTGATGGGCAGCGCTCCATCCGTGACGAACGCTGGAAACTGATCCGCTATCCCTTGATCAACAAGACTCAGCTCTTCGATTTGGAAGCCGATCCCTATGAGTTGAACGACCTGTCGACTAATCCTGAGCACGAAGGGAGAATTGCCGAGCTTTCCGCTTTGCTCGAGACGACGCGTAAGGGCTATGGCGACACCGATCCGATCATGGTAGAAAACCCGCAACCAGAGGAATGGAGCTTGCCTGCCGTGATTCCCTCATGGGGGGAGATCGAACGGAGCCGCAATCGTGCAAAAGCCGCCGCAAAAGCAGCAGGCAAGGCAATACCTGCATTCAAACCCATTCAGCAGACGGGGCCGCACCCTGCGAGCGTCGAGATTGAAACAGCTTCAGAAGCGGGCGGTTTTTCTAAATTTCCATTGCCAAAATCTGCATCGGGAAAGGTTACAGCGAATCAGAATGTGGTAAAGCCCCTGTTGGGCTCGCTGGTAGACGGGAAAATAGCCGAGGATTTCGGGCCTATTTTCAACAATGGTGTTGAAAGCGGTGCGTATAAAATGGATCTGGGCCGCGCGCAGCCCGTTGCTGCGGTTACCAGCTGGTCATATAACAAGGACAAGCATCGGGGGGCGCAGAAAATTGTGTTGTATGGCAGCAATTCGGCCACTGATCCCGGCTGGGATCTGGCGAAGTTTACCGCGCTCGGCACCATCGACACGACTGGCGGAGCCAAGGCCAAGTTCACTGCCGCGTCGTTACGCGCTCCGGCGGGGCGGTCACTCGGTCAATTCCGCTGGATCCTCTGGGCGGTCTATCCGGTCACGGAACGAGGCGGCGGCGAACACACCGCTTTCCAGGAACTCGCAGTTGAGCTTCGTTAG
- a CDS encoding GDSL-type esterase/lipase family protein — translation MSIPRFYNADLELVRQGYHVVLAPGNVYGHPSGNATIDAAYDLLTTEYGFSKKCNLASMSRETLALARWAYTHSERVDSLYIDNGVCSLKSWPGGKSVPGSDSIASGNYTLWGQVKDTFGWTSDAEALAKQEAESLIGMLAPMAAADISILMVCGDSDPAVPYEENDAIVEERYKALGGSIEVIVEKKGHSHGMKAPAPVIEFIKQNTSAGKELGAIWFIGDSITQSVADGDPTGSPRKSLYDLLMADGFDFSYTGHFTANVDGLPTTGGKPADNLYHYHSGVSGIRIGEAGGASGFAKNLVTYWNSGRLAEEKPDTILIMLGTNDVATPVGATDRLRSLVEDIYSLPDVGNPAIYLASIPPNRRNASDTAYVAAFNAEVPGIVAEFQAEGKDVHFVDQFTALDDAYASCMRRDNLHPNATGNEIIAQTWFDAISAPVYVTVTE, via the coding sequence ATGTCAATACCGCGATTTTACAATGCGGATCTGGAGCTGGTTCGGCAGGGATATCATGTTGTGCTAGCACCGGGCAATGTCTATGGACATCCGAGCGGAAATGCCACCATTGATGCGGCGTATGATCTGCTGACCACGGAGTATGGGTTCTCGAAAAAGTGCAATCTGGCGTCCATGAGTCGTGAAACGCTGGCGTTGGCACGCTGGGCCTACACCCACTCGGAACGGGTGGACAGTCTCTATATCGACAACGGCGTTTGTAGCTTGAAGAGCTGGCCCGGAGGCAAATCCGTACCGGGCAGTGATTCCATTGCCTCTGGGAACTACACGCTCTGGGGGCAAGTCAAAGATACCTTTGGCTGGACCTCGGATGCAGAGGCGCTTGCGAAGCAAGAGGCGGAGAGCCTCATTGGCATGCTGGCACCGATGGCCGCAGCCGATATTTCGATTCTGATGGTTTGCGGAGACAGCGACCCCGCCGTTCCTTATGAGGAAAACGATGCGATCGTGGAAGAGCGCTATAAAGCGCTCGGCGGTTCCATCGAGGTGATTGTAGAAAAAAAAGGCCACTCTCACGGCATGAAAGCCCCGGCTCCGGTCATTGAGTTCATTAAACAGAACACCAGTGCCGGTAAAGAGTTGGGGGCTATTTGGTTCATCGGCGATTCGATTACGCAAAGCGTGGCCGATGGGGATCCAACAGGATCTCCCCGCAAATCGCTCTACGATCTGTTGATGGCGGATGGTTTCGACTTCAGCTATACCGGACATTTCACGGCCAATGTGGATGGCTTGCCGACAACGGGAGGCAAGCCTGCCGACAACCTCTATCACTATCACTCCGGAGTTTCCGGAATCCGAATTGGAGAGGCGGGTGGCGCGTCAGGCTTCGCCAAGAACCTCGTCACCTATTGGAACAGTGGCCGGTTAGCGGAGGAGAAACCTGATACTATTCTGATCATGCTTGGCACCAATGATGTGGCGACACCGGTTGGAGCGACCGATCGGTTAAGGAGTCTCGTTGAAGACATTTATTCATTACCTGATGTGGGGAACCCCGCCATTTACCTTGCATCTATTCCGCCGAATCGGAGAAACGCCAGTGATACCGCATATGTGGCCGCGTTTAATGCCGAGGTTCCAGGAATCGTAGCCGAGTTTCAGGCCGAAGGGAAAGATGTCCATTTTGTAGATCAGTTCACTGCGCTCGACGATGCGTATGCGAGCTGCATGAGGAGGGATAATCTGCACCCGAATGCAACAGGCAACGAGATCATTGCCCAAACATGGTTTGATGCGATTTCTGCGCCAGTCTATGTCACTGTAACGGAATGA
- a CDS encoding GH116 family glycosyl hydrolase — translation MKKHSLLALFTTTMIAGTFQAHADPMVCIEKVNSPSGFSHLPLPTTPVGRVTANQKVVDNSLETLVDGALAEGFGPVFNNGVKDGAYKMDLGRVQPVAAITSWSYNEGRVRGAQKLSLYGSNATSDPGWDLSKFTALGTIDTGGASTQYSAASLRAPLQQSLGSYRWIVWAPALISNRGGGENTAFQELSVELGANQRIVPAESIENVYLTLIPEDKGLDPAWVKSLFERGEKEVYSSDAAMQHIGMPVGGLFAGTVYLSGDGRLFNWDIFNKESLGILPGRMEFEGRNRPWDNGALYVAPMKPEQPFHQGFTIRANGKEVSLDAKGFKDVTFNGQYPRALVSFQGAELPVSAQLEAFSPFIPMNPDDSELPATVMHYTVKNEGAQPLDLTLAGSLENAVSFISRDYKTGQIRNRVVDQNGFVGVECSVYSYDTVVRDSPREAIPFETFDADAAQRWTGTGSAFGKSPFGDNSEGRVNTLTFEPKEGEALSGNEQRQANQRIGGLTGTLTSRPFKIERQFITASVAGAADLTKVGLYVLVDGEVVASTSGSYSNNLIPVTLDVSRFEGKMATLEIRDHEKPQTPHLRTMAGIIVDDIVFTDTPAVPRTLLEDLPDFGTMSLALLGDGEVDASTTAANQQAEATAELGESLVGEVGRSVRLAPGEEATFTFVVSWFIPNYSNVHMPREHAGHHYASRFASSTEVTAYLLENSDRLFTQTRQWVDTWYNSSLPYWFLDRTMANTSTLATMTSQRFEDGRFWGWEGVSSCAGTCSHVWQYAQAVSRLFPSLERNTRDVADFGVGFSAQGGIGHRISMGGGLVADDGQLGRILSVYREHQMTTDNTFLEHMWPRVKKGMDYIIAKDKDQDGVLDGSYQNTLDGKWYGKFSWSITQYVAGLRAAEAMANEIGDTEYAQQCKHLADQGSTAVDELFNGEYFIQDKGDKPDSFGHGDGCFIDQVFGQSWAHWVGLGHIIDVDMQRSALRSIYRYNFISDFGPYREVFRNGRVYALPGDAGLLMCTWPKGPMGKGEDHIYFYEIMSGFEWQAASHMIFEGIDAPDLLEKGLIVSRAIHDRYSAELRNPYNEIECGDHYARAMASYGAYQAMCGYQYHGPKGELSFAPRLTPEDFRAAFTTAEGWGSFAQKVSGGRQFAVIDLGYGTLELKQLSLGKVKGTQANAVSVKIGGKVIPATLNYNEGNYVVHFDTTVSLQAGQRLEVAFN, via the coding sequence ATGAAGAAACACTCACTACTCGCTTTGTTCACCACGACAATGATCGCGGGCACCTTTCAAGCACACGCTGACCCGATGGTTTGTATTGAAAAAGTCAATAGCCCAAGCGGCTTCAGCCATCTTCCCTTACCTACGACTCCTGTCGGCAGGGTGACGGCCAACCAGAAGGTCGTCGATAATTCACTCGAAACCTTGGTCGATGGAGCGCTCGCTGAAGGGTTTGGGCCGGTCTTCAATAATGGTGTCAAGGACGGGGCCTATAAGATGGATCTGGGTCGTGTGCAGCCTGTCGCGGCCATTACCAGTTGGTCGTATAACGAGGGAAGAGTGCGCGGCGCCCAGAAGCTTTCACTCTACGGCAGCAATGCTACCTCCGATCCCGGTTGGGATCTTTCCAAGTTTACTGCGCTCGGCACGATCGATACTGGCGGGGCCTCGACCCAATATTCCGCAGCTTCCCTGCGTGCGCCTCTCCAGCAGTCGCTCGGATCCTACCGCTGGATCGTGTGGGCACCTGCACTGATTTCCAATCGCGGCGGCGGTGAGAATACCGCGTTTCAGGAACTCTCGGTAGAGCTGGGGGCCAACCAACGGATCGTGCCCGCCGAAAGCATCGAGAATGTTTACCTGACGCTTATTCCAGAGGATAAAGGCCTCGATCCGGCCTGGGTGAAGTCCTTGTTCGAGCGCGGCGAGAAAGAGGTCTATAGCTCGGATGCGGCGATGCAGCATATCGGCATGCCGGTTGGTGGGCTGTTTGCTGGCACGGTGTATTTGAGTGGCGATGGGCGGTTGTTCAACTGGGATATTTTTAATAAAGAATCATTGGGCATCCTGCCGGGGCGTATGGAGTTCGAGGGACGTAATCGGCCATGGGATAATGGCGCCCTCTATGTGGCTCCGATGAAGCCAGAGCAACCCTTCCATCAAGGCTTTACGATTCGGGCAAATGGCAAGGAGGTGAGCTTGGATGCTAAGGGTTTTAAGGACGTGACCTTTAACGGGCAATACCCACGTGCGCTGGTTAGCTTTCAAGGTGCGGAACTGCCGGTGAGTGCTCAACTGGAGGCGTTTTCGCCGTTCATTCCGATGAATCCCGATGATTCGGAACTGCCAGCTACCGTGATGCACTACACGGTGAAGAACGAAGGTGCTCAGCCATTGGATCTGACACTTGCTGGTTCCCTCGAGAATGCGGTGAGTTTTATATCCAGAGATTATAAAACTGGGCAGATCCGAAACCGCGTAGTGGATCAGAATGGATTTGTCGGCGTGGAGTGCTCCGTATACTCTTATGATACGGTGGTCAGAGATTCTCCGCGCGAAGCGATCCCGTTCGAAACATTCGATGCAGATGCCGCGCAACGCTGGACTGGCACAGGGAGTGCCTTTGGGAAAAGCCCTTTCGGAGACAATAGCGAGGGGCGAGTCAATACCCTTACCTTTGAGCCTAAAGAAGGTGAGGCATTATCGGGCAATGAACAACGGCAGGCGAATCAACGCATAGGGGGATTGACCGGAACTTTAACCAGTCGGCCGTTTAAAATTGAACGCCAGTTTATCACCGCATCGGTAGCGGGCGCTGCCGACCTCACCAAGGTCGGGCTTTACGTGCTGGTGGATGGTGAGGTCGTTGCCTCTACCTCGGGAAGCTATAGTAACAATTTGATACCAGTCACGCTGGACGTGTCGCGTTTCGAGGGCAAAATGGCGACCTTGGAGATCCGCGACCATGAGAAGCCGCAGACGCCGCACTTGCGAACCATGGCTGGCATCATCGTGGACGATATTGTTTTCACCGACACACCTGCGGTGCCGCGCACGCTTCTGGAAGACCTGCCAGATTTCGGAACCATGTCGCTGGCCTTATTGGGTGACGGGGAGGTGGATGCCTCGACGACTGCGGCGAATCAGCAAGCGGAGGCAACGGCCGAGCTTGGCGAATCGCTGGTGGGCGAAGTGGGTCGCTCCGTGCGTCTCGCTCCAGGCGAGGAAGCGACCTTCACCTTTGTGGTCTCGTGGTTTATACCGAATTATAGCAATGTGCATATGCCGAGAGAACACGCCGGGCATCATTATGCCTCACGCTTTGCGTCTTCGACCGAAGTGACCGCCTATTTATTGGAAAACTCCGACCGCCTTTTTACTCAGACGCGTCAATGGGTTGATACCTGGTATAACTCGTCGCTGCCGTATTGGTTCCTGGATCGCACCATGGCCAACACCTCGACCTTGGCCACTATGACCAGTCAGAGATTTGAGGACGGACGCTTTTGGGGATGGGAAGGGGTTTCCTCCTGCGCCGGAACGTGCTCTCACGTGTGGCAGTATGCGCAGGCAGTTTCTCGCTTGTTTCCCTCGCTGGAACGGAACACCCGTGATGTCGCGGACTTCGGTGTTGGCTTCAGTGCACAAGGCGGCATTGGTCACCGTATCAGTATGGGCGGCGGTCTGGTCGCCGACGACGGTCAGCTCGGGCGAATCCTGAGTGTCTATCGCGAGCATCAGATGACGACCGACAATACGTTCTTGGAGCACATGTGGCCGCGCGTGAAGAAAGGCATGGATTATATCATCGCCAAGGATAAGGATCAGGACGGTGTGCTGGATGGGTCTTATCAAAATACCTTGGACGGTAAGTGGTATGGCAAATTCTCTTGGTCGATCACCCAGTATGTCGCTGGCCTGCGTGCCGCCGAAGCGATGGCCAACGAAATCGGCGATACGGAATATGCGCAGCAGTGCAAGCATCTCGCCGATCAGGGTTCTACGGCAGTTGATGAGCTCTTCAATGGCGAATATTTCATTCAGGACAAAGGGGATAAACCCGACTCTTTTGGACACGGCGACGGCTGCTTTATTGATCAAGTCTTTGGCCAGAGCTGGGCACACTGGGTCGGGCTGGGGCATATCATCGATGTCGATATGCAGCGCAGCGCCTTGCGATCGATCTATCGCTACAACTTTATTTCTGACTTCGGGCCTTACCGCGAGGTGTTTCGTAACGGAAGGGTGTATGCCTTGCCGGGAGATGCCGGACTGCTGATGTGCACTTGGCCGAAAGGGCCGATGGGCAAAGGGGAAGACCACATCTACTTCTACGAAATCATGAGTGGTTTCGAGTGGCAGGCCGCATCGCATATGATCTTTGAAGGGATCGATGCACCCGATCTACTGGAGAAAGGATTGATCGTGTCTCGTGCGATTCATGACCGCTACAGTGCGGAACTACGCAATCCGTATAATGAGATTGAGTGTGGCGATCACTACGCCCGTGCCATGGCCAGCTACGGCGCTTATCAAGCGATGTGCGGCTATCAGTATCACGGCCCCAAAGGGGAGTTGTCGTTTGCACCGCGCCTGACGCCAGAAGACTTTCGCGCCGCCTTCACCACCGCCGAAGGTTGGGGGAGTTTTGCGCAAAAGGTATCTGGTGGTCGTCAATTTGCCGTGATCGATTTAGGCTACGGAACGCTCGAATTGAAGCAGCTGAGCTTGGGCAAGGTCAAGGGCACGCAGGCAAATGCTGTCTCAGTGAAAATCGGTGGGAAAGTGATCCCTGCGACATTGAACTATAACGAGGGTAATTACGTCGTGCATTTCGACACGACCGTCAGCTTGCAGGCCGGCCAACGCCTGGAAGTCGCCTTTAACTAA
- a CDS encoding PDZ domain-containing protein, which produces MLKTKLLLGMLVVANFAHAADLYVSPAGSDSNGGSQAAPVASLARAQALVRSHAGKTPVTVHVGDGIYYLPETLVFTPADSGTAAYPVVFMAENEGGAVLSGGSKLNLSWQPYRDGIYQATTPTGLEIDQLFINGRNQRMARYPNYDPNKKAEPYQGYSADAFSKDRAANWADPTGGYIHGMHRASWGGYHFLITGKDATGKVTYEGGWQNNRKSGMHEKFRMVENIFEELDAEGEWYHNAKTDTLYYKPAAGTDLHSATVEVVRLRHLVEFQGSESAPVKHITLQGFVVRHAARTFMDTKEQLLRSDWAIYRGGAFMLTGTEDIQILDTEFDQVGGNAIFVNNYNRRTLVKGCHIHDSGASGVCFVGDPDAVRNPLFEYNEKNDLASISRTPGPKTNNYPSLGVVEDCLIHGIGRTERQPAGVMMDMAMEITIRDTSIYDTARAGLNIGDGAWGGHLIERVDVFDTVLETHDHGSFNSWGRDRYWRSDHLTASQAAVDKEPDLPFLDAIKTTVIRDSRWRCEHGWDIDLDDGSSNYDIYNNLMLCGGLKLREGFRRRVWNNVIINNGLSSHVWFQNSNDSVHSNIMARANGPYIKEDVTVEGLVNRNFYYSSNEVTLKQLQAKYNWDADSKVGDPLFVDPENGDFSVKEGSPAFAVGFKNFPMDQFGVKKPSLKAIARTPSFGPKPSKAKPTPDKAAVVPQAQVWQGATLHSLQGEEFSAYGVTKSDGGVALKRIVPGSVMAQAGFKTGDLIQRIDGQKVSTTTDLFKILASKPAESYEMTVVRNQQSGKLRIVPHSDVVVETSNEAGGFSKLPLAAKASGTITTKPKTSNEPVAVLTDGRLADDFGCVFGNTIRNGVYRMDLGAVKDLSAVTAWSFNQSGSRGAQMLTIYGSNDSKDPGWDLGKFTALGSIDTTALTRKDYSAVSLRARSGKSLGSYRWIAWAVSPVSEIGGGENTAFQEFSVEVR; this is translated from the coding sequence ATGTTAAAAACAAAACTATTACTGGGCATGCTGGTTGTTGCGAACTTTGCCCATGCGGCGGATCTGTATGTCTCTCCTGCGGGTTCGGACTCCAATGGCGGGAGCCAAGCCGCCCCGGTGGCCTCGCTGGCCCGTGCGCAAGCGCTGGTCCGCTCCCATGCAGGCAAAACGCCGGTTACGGTGCATGTGGGCGATGGTATCTATTATCTGCCAGAGACGCTGGTCTTCACGCCTGCTGATTCAGGGACGGCGGCCTACCCGGTTGTTTTTATGGCGGAAAATGAGGGGGGGGCGGTCTTGAGTGGTGGCTCGAAGTTGAACCTTAGCTGGCAACCGTATCGCGACGGCATCTATCAGGCCACGACTCCGACTGGTTTGGAGATCGACCAACTCTTTATCAATGGCCGCAATCAGCGCATGGCACGTTACCCGAATTACGATCCGAATAAGAAAGCGGAGCCCTATCAGGGATACTCTGCTGATGCTTTCTCGAAGGATCGTGCCGCTAATTGGGCGGATCCGACCGGCGGCTATATTCACGGAATGCACCGGGCTAGCTGGGGTGGCTACCATTTTCTCATTACCGGCAAGGATGCGACCGGCAAGGTCACTTATGAGGGAGGCTGGCAGAACAACCGCAAGTCTGGAATGCACGAGAAATTCCGAATGGTGGAGAATATCTTTGAGGAGCTCGATGCGGAAGGGGAGTGGTATCACAACGCCAAAACCGATACGCTCTACTACAAGCCCGCGGCTGGAACGGATTTGCACTCTGCCACTGTCGAAGTGGTGCGTTTGCGTCACCTCGTCGAGTTTCAAGGTTCAGAGTCCGCACCTGTGAAACACATCACCCTTCAAGGATTCGTGGTGCGTCATGCGGCGCGCACCTTTATGGACACTAAAGAGCAATTGTTACGCTCGGACTGGGCTATTTACCGTGGCGGTGCCTTTATGCTGACTGGCACTGAAGATATCCAAATTCTGGATACAGAATTCGATCAGGTTGGGGGTAACGCGATATTCGTCAACAACTACAACCGACGCACTTTGGTGAAGGGCTGCCATATTCACGATTCCGGCGCCAGTGGCGTCTGCTTTGTCGGGGATCCCGATGCCGTGAGAAATCCACTTTTTGAATACAACGAGAAGAACGACCTTGCGAGCATCAGCCGCACGCCTGGTCCGAAGACCAACAACTATCCCTCTCTCGGTGTGGTAGAGGATTGCCTGATTCATGGCATCGGTCGCACTGAGCGCCAGCCTGCCGGAGTGATGATGGACATGGCGATGGAGATTACCATTCGAGATACGTCGATCTACGACACCGCGCGTGCGGGGCTCAATATTGGCGACGGTGCCTGGGGCGGACATTTGATCGAGCGTGTGGATGTGTTCGATACCGTGCTGGAGACTCACGACCACGGCTCCTTTAACTCCTGGGGACGCGACCGCTATTGGCGCTCGGATCACCTGACGGCGTCACAGGCAGCAGTCGATAAGGAACCAGACCTTCCGTTTCTCGATGCCATAAAGACCACGGTCATTCGAGACAGTCGCTGGCGTTGCGAGCATGGCTGGGATATCGATTTGGATGACGGGTCCAGCAACTACGATATTTATAATAATCTGATGCTCTGTGGTGGCCTGAAGTTGCGTGAAGGTTTCCGCCGCCGTGTCTGGAATAATGTGATTATCAATAATGGTCTCAGTTCACATGTTTGGTTTCAGAATAGTAATGACTCCGTGCATTCCAACATCATGGCTAGGGCGAATGGGCCCTATATCAAAGAGGATGTCACAGTGGAGGGCTTGGTGAACAGGAACTTCTACTACAGCTCTAACGAAGTAACGCTGAAACAGTTGCAGGCTAAATACAACTGGGATGCCGATTCTAAGGTTGGTGACCCTTTATTCGTGGATCCCGAGAATGGTGACTTTTCCGTGAAAGAAGGCTCACCGGCCTTCGCGGTTGGGTTCAAGAATTTCCCCATGGATCAATTCGGAGTGAAGAAGCCGTCGTTGAAGGCCATCGCGAGGACTCCCTCGTTCGGACCAAAGCCGAGCAAGGCTAAACCGACTCCTGACAAGGCGGCGGTTGTTCCGCAAGCGCAGGTCTGGCAGGGCGCGACGCTGCATTCACTACAAGGGGAAGAGTTCTCCGCTTACGGCGTCACCAAGTCGGATGGCGGAGTCGCGCTCAAGCGTATCGTCCCGGGATCGGTCATGGCGCAAGCCGGCTTCAAGACAGGTGATCTGATTCAGAGAATCGACGGGCAGAAGGTCAGTACGACCACCGACCTTTTCAAGATTCTGGCGTCGAAGCCTGCGGAGTCCTATGAGATGACTGTTGTTCGCAACCAACAGAGTGGGAAACTGCGCATTGTTCCCCATAGCGATGTGGTGGTGGAGACCAGTAACGAAGCAGGCGGTTTCTCGAAGTTGCCACTAGCGGCAAAAGCCTCCGGTACAATCACTACCAAGCCGAAGACCAGCAACGAGCCCGTGGCCGTATTGACGGATGGAAGGCTTGCTGATGATTTCGGGTGCGTCTTTGGTAATACCATTCGCAATGGCGTATACAGGATGGACCTTGGCGCGGTGAAGGATCTCTCCGCTGTCACCGCTTGGTCGTTCAACCAAAGTGGATCGCGCGGGGCTCAGATGCTGACGATCTATGGCAGTAATGACTCGAAGGATCCCGGTTGGGACCTCGGAAAGTTTACCGCGCTCGGGTCGATCGACACGACCGCCCTTACCAGAAAAGACTACTCTGCGGTATCGCTACGCGCACGCTCTGGGAAGTCACTGGGAAGCTACCGCTGGATTGCCTGGGCCGTTAGCCCTGTCAGTGAAATCGGAGGTGGTGAGAATACCGCTTTTCAGGAATTCTCGGTCGAGGTTCGCTAG
- a CDS encoding integrase core domain-containing protein yields the protein MDKTWLSALSCIFVMSLAKRKVEIAHIGCQVNGEVMAQVARNLSDVEDGFLRDMKYFICDRDVLFTKEYRSILEGSGVEVIRTRVGRPQQNGYAERFVKPIKTGCLDHYIFLGEKLLLRAVEQYVKHISLPMALSPNQVTIQILYITIF from the coding sequence ATGGACAAAACGTGGCTTAGTGCGCTTTCATGTATTTTTGTAATGTCTCTGGCTAAGCGAAAAGTAGAGATCGCTCATATCGGATGTCAGGTGAATGGTGAAGTTATGGCGCAAGTTGCACGTAACCTAAGCGATGTTGAAGACGGATTCCTGCGTGACATGAAATATTTTATTTGTGATCGCGATGTGCTGTTTACCAAAGAATACCGAAGTATACTTGAAGGCTCAGGAGTTGAAGTCATTCGAACACGGGTAGGGAGACCGCAACAGAATGGATATGCCGAGCGCTTCGTGAAACCAATCAAGACAGGGTGCCTCGATCATTATATTTTTCTCGGCGAAAAGCTCCTGCTTCGAGCAGTTGAGCAATACGTAAAGCACATTTCACTGCCTATGGCTCTGTCACCTAATCAGGTGACTATACAAATCTTATATATAACGATATTCTAG